In the genome of Oncorhynchus clarkii lewisi isolate Uvic-CL-2024 chromosome 22, UVic_Ocla_1.0, whole genome shotgun sequence, one region contains:
- the LOC139380174 gene encoding nuclear receptor subfamily 4 group A member 2, with protein MPCVQAQYGSSPQGASPASQSYSYHTAGEYSCDFLTPEFVKFSMDLTNTEITATTSLPSFSTFMDNYSTSYDVKPPCLYQMPHSGEQSSIKVEDVQMHSYHQQSHLPAQSEEMMAHSGSMYFKPSSPHAPTTPNFQVQPNHMWEDPGSLHSFHQNYVAATSHMIEQRKNPVSRLSLFSFKQSPPGTPVSSCQMRFDGPLHVSMNHDNPGAHRGLDSQSFAVPSALRKQAGLAFPHSLQLGHGHQLMDSQVHSPPSRGSPSNEGLCAVCGDNAACQHYGVRTCEGCKGFFKRTVQKNAKYVCLANKNCPVDKRRRNRCQYCRFQKCMVVGMVKEVVRTANLKGRRGRLPSKPKSPQDPSPPSPPVSLISALVRAHVDSNPSMSGLDYSRFQANPDYQMSGDDTQHIQQFYDLLTGSMEIIRGWAEKIPGFSDLPKQDQDLLFESAFLELFVLRLAYRSNPVEGKLIFCNGVVLHRLQCVRGFGEWIDSIVEFSSNLQSMNIDISAFSCIAALAMVTERHGLKEPKRVEELQNKIVNCLKDQVTFNGGGLNRPNYLSKLLGKLPELRTLCTQGLQRIFYLKLEDLVPPPAIIDKLFLDTLPF; from the exons ATGCCCTGCGTTCAGGCTCAGTATGGGTCATCACCGCAAGGAGCCAGTCCCGCTTCTCAGAGCTACAGCTACCACACCGCTGGAGAATACAGCTGCGACTTCTTAACACCTGAGTTTGTTAAGTTTAGTATGGACCTGACCAACACTGAGATCACAGCTACTACTTCTCTCCCTAGTTTCAGCACGTTCATGGACAACTATAGCACCAGTTACGACGTTAAACCGCCCTGTCTATATCAAATGCCGCATTCTGGAGAGCAGTCCTCCATCAAAGTCGAGGACGTCCAGATGCACAGCTATCATCAGCAGAGCCATTTGCCAGCTCAGTCGGAAGAGATGATGGCCCACTCCGGCTCTATGTACTTCAAACCCTCCTCGCCTCATGCCCCAACCACACCAAACTTCCAGGTTCAGCCCAATCACATGTGGGAGGACCCTGGGTCCCTCCACAGTTTCCACCAGAACTATGTGGCAGCGACCTCTCATATGATAGAGCAGCGCAAAAACCCGGTGTCAAGGCTGTCACTATTCTCCTTCAAACAGTCCCCTCCTGGTACCCCTGTGTCGAGTTGCCAGATGCGATTCGATGGCCCACTGCATGTATCCATGAACCACGACAACCCAGGAGCACACCGAGGCTTAGACAGCCAGAGCTTCGCGGTACCCAGTGCTCTAAGGAAACAGGCCGGGTTAGCCTTTCCTCACTCCCTTCAGCTCGGCCATGGACACCAGTTGATGGACAGCCAAGTTCATTCGCCCCCGTCCCGAGGGTCACCATCAAACGAGGGTCTGTGCGCAGTGTGTGGGGACAACGCCGCTTGCCAGCATTATGGAGTGAGAACCTGCGAGGGTTGCAAAGGATTTTTTAAG CGCACTGTTCAGAAAAATGCTAAATATGTGTGTTTAGCGAACAAAAATTGTCCTGTCGATAAACGCCGAAGAAACCGTTGCCAGTACTGCCGTTTCCAGAAGTGCATGGTTGTCGGAATGGTCAAAGAGG TTGTCCGGACTGCTAATCTAAAAGGTCGAAGAGGCCGTCTTCCCTCCAAACCTAAAAGTCCCCAAGACCCCTCACCACCCTCGCCACCTGTCAGTCTCATAAGTGCCCTTGTTAGGGCTCATGTCGATTCCAACCCGTCCATGTCTGGCTTGGACTACTCAAGA TTTCAGGCTAACCCTGACTACCAAATGAGTGGAGACGACACCCAGCACATCCAGCAGTTCTATGATCTCCTGACGGGTTCCATGGAGATTATCCGAGGTTGGGCGGAGAAGATCCCTGGGTTTTCTGATCTTCCGAAGCAGGATCAAGATCTCCTTTTCGAATCAGCCTTCCTGGAACTTTTTGTTCTGCGGCTGGCATACAG GTCCAACCCAGTGGAAGGCAAACTCATTTTTTGCAACGGGGTGGTCTTACACAGGCTGCAGTGTGTCCGAGGATTTGGGGAATGGATAGACTCGATTGTGGAGTTTTCCTCTAACCTGCAGAGCATGAACATCGACATATCAGCATTCTCCTGCATCGCCGCTCTTGCCATGGTAACAG AGAGGCATGGGCTTAAGGAACCCAAAAGGGTTGAAGAACTTCAAAACAAGATAGTGAACTGCCTTAAAGACCAAGTGACATTCAATGGCGGAGGTTTGAATCGTCCGAACTACTTGTCAAAACTTTTGGGAAAGCTCCCTGAACTTCGCACCCTATGTACACAAGGTCTGCAACGTATCTTCTACTTAAAACTCGAAGACTTGGTTCCTCCGCCAGCAATAATTGACAAACTTTTCCTCGACACTCTACCTTTTTAA